In a single window of the Anguilla rostrata isolate EN2019 chromosome 4, ASM1855537v3, whole genome shotgun sequence genome:
- the LOC135253841 gene encoding peroxiredoxin-1, with amino-acid sequence MAAGEARIGKLAPDFKATAVMPDGQFKELKISDYRGKYVVFFFYPMDFTFVCPTEIIAFSDAAEEFRKIDCEVIGASVDSHFCHLAWVNKPRKQGGLGPMKIPLVADALHSISKAYGVLKEDEGLSYRGLFIIDDKGILRQITINDLPVGRSVEETLRLVQAFQFTDKHGEVCPAGWKPGSDTIKPDVQMSKEFFSKQ; translated from the exons ATGGCAGCAGGTGAAGCTCGCATTGGGAAACTGGCCCCTGACTTCAAAGCAACAGCTGTAATGCCAGATGGTCAATTCAAGGAACTCAAAATCTCCGACTACAGAG GAAAGTATGTGGTCTTTTTCTTCTACCCGATGGACTTCACCTTCGTGTGTCCCACCGAGATCATTGCCTTCAGCGACGCTGCCGAGGAGTTCAGGAAGATCGACTGCGAAGTCATCGGCGCTTCTGTGGACTCTCACTTCTGCCACCTTGCCTG GGTCAACAAGCCCCGCAAGCAGGGTGGTTTGGGCCCCATGAAGATCCCATTGGTGGCTGACGCGCTGCACTCGATCTCCAAGGCCTACGGCGTGCTGAAGGAAGATGAAGGCCTATCCTACAG GGGGCTGTTCATCATTGACGATAAGGGCATCCTGAGGCAGATCACTATCAACGATCTGCCGGTGGGCCGTTCCGTGGAGGAGACTCTTCGCCTGGTGCAGGCGTTTCAGTTTACGGACAAGCACGGAGAAG TGTGCCCCGCTGGCTGGAAACCAGGAAGCGACACCATCAAGCCAGATGTCCAGATGAGCAAGGAGTTCTTCTCCAAACAGTAA